A single window of Gossypium arboreum isolate Shixiya-1 chromosome 13, ASM2569848v2, whole genome shotgun sequence DNA harbors:
- the LOC108463395 gene encoding probable glutathione S-transferase parA, with product MENEVVLLDFWPSSFAMRVKIALGEKGIKYKCKQEDLFNKSPLLLEMNPIHKKIPVLIHNGKPISESLIILQYIDQVWNHKSPLLPSDPYQRSQALFWADYIDKKIYGIGRRVWMGKEDQEEAKEELMQCLKTLDRELGDKLYFGGQNIGVVDVALVPFTTWFYSYETCGNFSIEAGCPKLVAWAKRCKENYQSVSEALPHPLQIYEYVMELKKRLGLV from the exons ATGGAAAATGAAGTGGTTCTACTTGATTTTTGGCCAAGCTCTTTTGCAATGCGAGTTAAAATAGCCTTGGGTGAGAAAGGGATCAAATATAAGTGCAAGCAAGAGGATTTGTTTAACAAGAGCCCTCTACTGCTTGAAATGAACCCAATCCACAAAAAAATCCCTGTTCTCATTCATAATGGAAAACCCATCTCTGAATCCCTCATCATCCTCCAATATATTGACCAAGTTTGGAATCACAAATCCCCTTTGCTTCCTTCTGATCCTTACCAACGTTCACAAGCCTTGTTTTGGGCCGACTATATTGATAAAAAG ATATATGGCATTGGGAGGAGAGTATGGATGGGAAAAGAAGACCAAGAGGAAGCAAAGGAAGAGTTAATGCAATGCTTGAAGACCTTGGACAGAGAACTGGGCGACAAGCTCTATTTTGGGGGACAAAACATTGGGGTAGTGGATGTTGCACTTGTACCTTTCACCACTTGGTTTTACAGTTACGAGACATGTGGGAATTTCAGCATAGAGGCAGGGTGCCCCAAGCTTGTTGCATGGGCCAAAAGATGTAAAGAAAATTATCAGAGTGTGTCAGAGGCACTCCCTCATCCACTCCAGATTTATGAGTATGTGATGGAGCTCAAGAAGAGACTTGGATTGGTATAA